A region of the Arachis hypogaea cultivar Tifrunner chromosome 15, arahy.Tifrunner.gnm2.J5K5, whole genome shotgun sequence genome:
atatgtttggattttaatgagtttagtttttaatgtatttggtgtttaacatgtttggattatttctattgatgttacatgtttattgtacttgttgaatttttaagataaaaatttggttttttttatgaatttcaaagtcatcgggtacccaattacTTGAAtcgaaccaatccgttcttaatcggtttggtttggttcggatacatgtacaaaaaaatataaattcaaaccaaaccgaaccaattatattttgatcggtttaattctaattttaccataaacCTGAACCAAATCGACCCATGCTCACCCCTATCTGCTCCATGTAAGATTCGAGCCAAAAGAGGATTTGCCACTCACCCAAGAAGCATTGCAGAGAGGGTAATTTAATCATACATACTTGAATTACAatttagttttagaattttttttccaTAATACTCAAATTCTCGCAATCCGTTTCAACACTCGTTATGTCATTATAAATTTTAAGTATAATTATTGCTAGACaccctaaatttttattttcttttatcacTAGAGATTGAGTTTGATGTCCACAAGCGTCAAATTTTTAAGCGTTGAATTTACCATTTTTTAGACAAATTCATATGTCATTCGATTTAAAACTTTtaggaaagaaaaacaagaataaGTGCAAGAATCAAGAAACTACAGGACCTTTTCCCAAAATCGGACGAGGTAACCTTAATAGCAcatggatttttatttttctttatttaattttatttgaaaattcaTTAAGCAATTTGATTGATGATATCATGCTTCTTTCCCTTTAATTTCGCAGCAAACAAGTACTGCAGATATGTTGGATTTGGCAGTTGATTATATCAAAGGCCTTCAGAAAACAAGTCAAGGTAcaaagaaatttaacatagatccTAAGAAAAATTTTAAGCTTACATATCCACTATCCTTTTATTTTAGAGTGAAACAACAAAATATAGTCtttcaataaaatatattaaCTCACTTTTTTTGTGATAATATAGATACTCACAGATACAAGGGCAAAGTGCAACTGTTCAAGTAATAATCAGAAAGAACAATAATATAGTCATTGCTTGATTCCTTCTTTGTAGATAACAAAATGAAGGGAATTGTTTTTActtcttgtattttttttcccTTCACTTATTATATAAGATAGTGTTGATAGTGAGGATCTGATATTGTCACTCCCCAGTTTTCCCTCactgttttctctttgttttgtttgtctctcttctttttttttttttttttttgggtttttttgggGGGGTTTGGTTTAAGTATCATAATGTATCAACATTCAtccaaaatcaaagaaaagaaaatcaagaTGTATTAGCATGTTTACAATGATAATTCTTTACTCTATTTTTCTTATTATGACTTTTGATGATATTACATAACATATAATGAGAAGCTTCAAAATAAGATCACTGCATTTATGGCCAAAAGAGATTGTTGTTCGAAGGGAGCAATGCTAGAATGCCAACAATTTTAGTAGAAAAAatggaataaaaaatttaaagatggaATTAACTCTATTCATCTTCATAAAAGTTATGAACACTAATTAGAAGCTAAAGAATGAAGGTAGAAGTTGAGTGTATAATAATAAAGTCATGAAAGAAATATagggaagaggaaaaagaaaactcTGTAAAACTAAAGTCAACTACATTCAAAGTAAATGTTTCTTGGCTATAAAGTAAGCCGAATATAATTATGTTCCACAAAACGTGTTGAAAAATTCATCATGTATAAATTACATGCTATAACTTTGTAAATAAACTAGCTTTAAAGATCTACAAAGCCATGAGCCATCATGCAGGTATCATCATGTGTAACAATACCAAAATCATCATCCAATAACTGAGTGTTGCTAATTTGATGTGTTATTCTTTCAATTAAATGAGACAATGGATGAGACAAATCACCTTGATAGAATTTATGAGCCCTTCCTCCAATACTGATCCAGCTACAACCAGGAGTTTTAATCAAACCTTGTTCTCTCATTCTTTCTCTAACAGTTGCAATTCCATCAAGCATACCATGAGACTGATAGATGCCACATAGGGCTATGTAGTTACTAGCATTATTTGGTTCTAATTGGAAAAGATGATGAGCTGCAATTTCCGCAATCTCAACATTCTTGTGCATTACACAACCAGCAAGAAGCGCACCCCAGATGCTTCCCGTTCCTAACGATTTCATGCTCCTCAACAACTCAAGTGCTTCAACAAGATACCCAGCACGGCCGAAAAGATCTACCATACATGCATAGTGTTCAGCACTTGGCTGCAATCCATAACCGGAactaattgaattgaaaatttTCTTTCCTTGGTCTATCAGACCAGAGTGGCTACAACTAGCTAACACTGCTGTAAGTGTGACAGAATTTGGTGTAATTCCTCCATTAACCATCTTTTGAAATAGCAAGAGCGCTTCCTCCCCATTTCCATGCATACCATAACATGATATCATGGTAGTCCACGTAACCACGTTCACGGTGCGCATTGTCTTGAAAACCTTCTCTGAATCATTTAAGCATCCACACTTCCCATACATATCAATTAAGGTGTTACCAATGGGAGTATCCACATCAAACTCGCAATTCTTAAAGACGTACCCATGAACTTCTTTCCCTTTCATTAAGTCTCCTTCCCTCCCACAAGCAATTAAAATGCTAGGAACAGACATGGAATCCATCTTCCCCCATTTGTAAGCAGCATTTCTCTGAAACAATCGATAACACGCAAATACAAGCCAGCCCTTAAAAAGCcagaaatcatcaaattccaagcCACAAAGTCCCTACAAAGCATCATGGAATACACCGAGTATGCCTCGGTTATCAACCCAAATTTCACATAAAACTCGAGCACAGAACTAGCCACAACAACATACCCCTCATAGCCAAGCTTTATCACCCAACCGTGACACACCTTAccaaaacaagcatcacctaCTCCTACACAAGCCTTGAAAAGTTGAGGCAACGTATAATGATCTGGAACAAGATTGCAACTCTTGAAGTCACGAAAAATAGCTAAAGCATTGGAACACAAGGAATTCTCAATGTAGGAGGCAATCATGATGTTCCATGAATGCATGTTTCTTACGGGCATTGTGCCGAACACCTTCCGAGCATGGCGGAGAAGGCACAATCTACAGTAGGCTAGCAAGAGATCTGTCTGAAGAGTGAGATGCGGAAGCAATCCTTGGAGAATAGCTTGGGCATGGCATTGCTTGACTTGCAGGACTGCAGAGCACCACACACAATTTCGGAGCAGAATCGACAACTTCAAAGCTTTGTTCCTAGTTCCTACACATTTTGATCGTGTCATGGGTTCTTCCTATAACAAACAACTAATTAGTGATCACCGTGTAAAAGATTGATCAATTGTGTTAAAAAGTTCATGTTATCCTTCATCATGATTAGGGAAGCCTGGAaccttttctgtgaaattttcaTATAGAAACATCTCATTTCTAGAACTAGCCCTATGCAATTACCTAGATGTTACTTGGGAGAAAGTTTAATCCAGTAGTTGCAACTTATCAtagaagataaataaataatcatattTTCCTACATGTCCACAAGCAATTATTAAAGAACTCCACGATAACTCAAAACGAAAGAgcacaaaagtttcaaaaataaaatgGCGCAATAATAATTGATACTAAAAAAGTAAAAACTTAATTGCTTGTTATTTGTTTAGATGAAAAGACGaagcatatattatatatacatgagAAACATTAGAGagcaaatacttttttttttatcaatattaacgAATATTTGAAGTCAACAACTTATTATACTACTATGATTAGGTTTGGAGGAAGAGGAATGAGttcattttcaaaaaagaaaatatattatttttattagctaaATTTTTTAATCTTCaattcttgattttttttaatgtgcGTATTCTTTTTTAGGTCGAGTGTATCTTTTTATAGAATTTGAAAGTTTGTATTAAATGGAACAAGttgtatttaaataattaaagtttttAAGATATGATTACTTTATTTTCCATTCTCGTAAAGTAAGATGCTGAATGTTTGTAGCACCCTACGTTTTATCatctattttactttttaaacgtGCATAAATACTTACATCTCAGATATCATTAGAAAGTAAACCTTTTAGACTCTAATTTAATCTCTTGGATCatcaattttagaattttaagggaaaaacagaTCATACAAAATTGCACTTGCCATGGCTCTAGATTAGCATAATTATTGTTTCAGTGGATAAGGGGGAGCATGTTTGCATGGAAATAAGTAAGGCCATGATAATGAATCTCAACCTCGCTATGAATAATCATACTTTTTAAGGTTGAGTTCGATACACTGTCGgatatattatatatgaaaatTCAATAATCAATATTACCATGATTTTGATTCGATATTCTAGATGCTTTTAATTTGTTTCAGAATCTTTCAGGAGCAACTCGCCTTGCTTATATGACTAACTACTTATTACTTGaaataaaaatcacaaatttACAGTTAGTAACACAGCATTAACAGCTACAACCTTATACATATGGACTCCATATGAGTCTTAATGAATACAAAGATATAGTTGGCTGAGCTAGATTTTGCAATATTCTGTGACAATTTTCACAGTGAATTACTGCATTTTCGGTTTGTTATCTCATCCAACAAACAATTAACGGTGTTCTTCAATGCCTATTGCAGACGCAGCTGGTTCTATTGATGGCCTaaccaaaaaaaaatagttacttGAACTGTTGTGTATAAagcattattcattttttttctgaATTAGAGTCTGGAATAGTAcagttgaaattaaagaagaggaAGCATGTGTTAAGCTATATATATGTGAGGTTCATTTGAATAAGGGAAGACAATAACAATAACAGTACCTTTTGGTGTTCTTTATTGGAGGAAGGGGTATGGAAGGGGAGGGAGTTAAGCATGTACACGTATGGAGGAACTCATGGAGACGCAGCCTTTTAAGCGTTCAATGAGGTTACTGCTGACAAGTCTTGAATGATGAGTTAAGGGAAGTCCCTCCTTCACACATTCATCGTACTTCTCAAGAGTGGCCACTATGTCCCCGAAGTCCGGCCTCTTCGATGGGTTCGCCGCCCAGCAACTAACGCTTTATGAGGTGTGCTAGTGCTGGCTGGCAACTCTCCGGCATTGGTGGCCTCTCATTCTGCTCCAAACACAATTTGCAATTAGGCCTTCCTTTATTATTAAGTAGTGAGGTGCACAAAGATTTTATACATGCATTAATTCAATTTAATGCCTATTCTAGGGTCCTTAAATTACTCCATATTTCTATGTCTGGAGTGTTAGCTACTGTGCTATGTAATAACTGATCACAATATAAATGTATTAAAAACTAAacttac
Encoded here:
- the LOC112750619 gene encoding pentatricopeptide repeat-containing protein At3g57430, chloroplastic codes for the protein MDSMSVPSILIACGREGDLMKGKEVHGYVFKNCEFDVDTPIGNTLIDMYGKCGCLNDSEKVFKTMRTVNVVTWTTMISCYGMHGNGEEALLLFQKMVNGGITPNSVTLTAVLASCSHSGLIDQGKKIFNSISSGYGLQPSAEHYACMVDLFGRAGYLVEALELLRSMKSLGTGSIWGALLAGCVMHKNVEIAEIAAHHLFQLEPNNASNYIALCGIYQSHGMLDGIATVRERMREQGLIKTPGCSWISIGGRAHKFYQGDLSHPLSHLIERITHQISNTQLLDDDFGIVTHDDTCMMAHGFVDL